A stretch of Mya arenaria isolate MELC-2E11 chromosome 14, ASM2691426v1 DNA encodes these proteins:
- the LOC128217317 gene encoding uncharacterized protein LOC128217317 has translation MQQHQKQMKAVSQKGESTAAAGQQEQQQQKEQQPRQLETMQQQQKHMQELSPKALNQCRADLSQSQFSKLPYIPVKTAADTSECFLASMALLSRDRLLLADCRNCSVKLMDTTTNNMMSQVKLPGEPWGMCLLPGDRAAVTLPWVKKIQFVSTQGNITLQEVVNVDGQCHGIDFFCDDNLIVSSTNPAKVVLIHIKGKVKKSVDKDSSGKPLFQKPEYLTVTRESQTPPVIYVSDMDTNTIIKLNISLEVLQSYQDPILKYPRCLAAVGDNQLLVCGSDSDNILLLDTLTGKITQLLGEEEEIEMPQSVTYCSLKKMLFVTCWHYGRCYSDNIVKVFYSV, from the exons ATGCAACAACACCAAAAACAGATGAAAGCTGTATCACAAAAAG GCGAATCAACTGCTGCTGCAGGGCagcaagaacaacaacaacagaaggAGCAACAACCACGGCAACTCGAGACTAtgcagcaacaacaaaaacacatgcaaGAGTTATCACCAAAAG CTTTAAACCAGTGCCGAGCAGACCTAAGCCAATCCCAGTTTAGCAAGCTGCCTTACATTCCAGTGAAGACGGCAGCCGACACCAGTGAATGCTTCCTGGCCAGTATGGCCCTCCTGTCCAGAGACAGGCTCCTACTGGCTGACTGCCGCAATTGCTCAGTAAAGCTCATGGACACCACTACTAACAATATGATGTCTCAGGTGAAACTGCCAGGTGAGCCATGGGGCATGTGTCTCCTGCCCGGGGACAGAGCAGCCGTCACTCTACCTTGGGTGAAGAAGATACAATTCGTATCTACTCAGGGAAATATCACACTTCAGGAAGTTGTTAATGTAGATGGACAATGTCATGGAATAGATTTCTTCTGTGATGACAACCTGATAGTGTCCTCTACCAACCCAGCCAAGGTTGTGTTGATTCACATAAAGGGAAAGGTGAAGAAGAGTGTGGACAAAGACAGCAGTGGAAAACCTTTGTTTCAGAAACCCGAGTATCTGACAGTGACTAGAGAGAGTCAGACTCCACCGGTCATATATGTCTCGGACATGGACACCAACACCATTATCAAGCTGAACATCTCACTAGAGGTCCTCCAGTCGTACCAAGACCCGATACTGAAATACCCACGTTGTCTGGCAGCCGTGGGGGACAACCAGCTGCTCGTGTGTGGGAGTGACAGTGACAACATCCTGTTACTGGACACGCTCACTGGCAAGATAACCCAACTGCTGGGAGAGGAAGAGGAGATAGAGATGCCACAAAGCGTGACTTACTGTTCACTGAAGAAGATGTTGTTTGTCACCTGCTGGCACTATGGCAGATGTTATTCGGATAATATCGTAAAAGTATTCTACTCAGTATAG